In one window of Cryptococcus depauperatus CBS 7841 chromosome 3, complete sequence DNA:
- a CDS encoding tRNA pseudouridine(38-40) synthase, whose translation MERYANMSRQDLLHRLVQLEKLSRSGETGPLAVSKMQPEAGLPVLTHTTKAERRAKKKSEKPFRFSNHPTRHIALLIAYHGWPYSGLALQAPCSPGGPPIPTIEAEILQALEKSKLIEEGKGWEGCEFERCGRTDRGVSGEGQVVNLWVRSNRRKGDGGEDLGDGWREPKEPIAKIETVHMGGQDEQQHQKASETDKKPQEYPYPKLINSLLPPSIRILAWSPLSSNFSSRFSCTYRHYRYAFHLQPTLTSPPLDLEQMKKGAQYLIGEHDYRNFCKLDGSKQIENHTRGVLQAYFSSNADQGVGGGMVVFNLIGTAFLWHQIRHIIAVLFLIGAQLEPPTLVQDLLNVEKFSSKPHYTMGHPLPLTLHKCGYETGELDWRFSGYDGPFQNLSPTEREKKTREANVGMEGLARTLEVARQAAELKAWQVSGSLRTLVRILGSPLPEKALSQEENFQNKEQTLWPIGGGEYMQTGQYRRVEDRPRGEEPEEVNRKWKEGKGKARREKREENGRIEIRENE comes from the coding sequence ATGGAGCGATACGCCAACATGTCAAGACAGGATCTGCTGCATAGGCTGGTACAGCTTGAAAAGCTATCTCGCAGTGGAGAGACAGGCCCGCTTGCTGTGTCCAAAATGCAACCTGAAGCTGGCCTACCGGTACTCACACACACAACCAAGGCAGAGCGGAGAGCCAAGAAGAAGTCAGAAAAGCCCTTCCGTTTCTCGAATCATCCTACTCGCCATATTGCCCTTCTCATTGCATACCACGGATGGCCCTATTCTGGGCTCGCCCTCCAAGCACCCTGTTCACCGGGCGGACCACCCATACCCACAATAGAGGCTGAAATACTGCAAGCTTTGGAGAAAAGTAAGCTTATCGAAGAAGGAAAGGGATGGGAAGGTTGTGAATTCGAGAGATGTGGCCGGACAGATAGGGGCGTCAGTGGAGAGGGTCAGGTGGTCAATCTTTGGGTGAGGTCAAACCGTCGCAAGGGAGACGGAGGCGAAGATTTGGGAGACGGATGGAGAGAGCCCAAGGAGCCTATCGCAAAAATAGAGACAGTACATATGGGAGGGCAAGATGAACAGCAGCACCAAAAAGCAAGTGAAACGGACAAGAAACCTCAAGAATACCCATACCCTAAACTGATCAACTCTCTATTACCTCCTTCAATTCGCATCCTTGCATGGTCCCCGctttcttccaacttttcatctcgCTTTTCATGCACATACCGCCACTACCGTTACGCTTTTCATCTGCAGCCCACTCTCACCTCTCCACCTCTCGATCTAGAACAGATGAAAAAAGGCGCGCAGTATCTGATAGGCGAACATGATTATAGAAACTTTTGCAAATTAGATGGTAGCAAGCAAATTGAAAACCACACTCGTGGGGTCTTGCAAGCCTACTTTTCGTCGAACGCGGATCAAGGTGTTGGCGGAGGAATGGttgttttcaacttgaTAGGCACCGCTTTCTTATGGCATCAAATCCGTCACATTATTGCTGTTCTGTTCCTTATAGGAGCTCAACTAGAGCCCCCTACGCTCGTTCAAGACCTCCTCAATGTAGAGAAGTTTTCAAGTAAACCACACTACACTATGGGTCATCCATTGCCTCTCACTTTACACAAATGCGGGTACGAAACGGGTGAACTTGATTGGAGGTTTTCGGGTTATGATGGTCCTTTTCAGAACTTATCTCCTacagaaagagagaaaaaaacTAGAGAGGCGAATGTTGGGATGGAGGGATTGGCAAGAACATTGGAAGTGGCAAGACAGGCAGCCGAGCTCAAAGCATGGCAAGTTTCTGGATCACTCCGTACACTCGTTCGGATTCTCGGCTCGCCACTTCCTGAGAAAGCTTTATCCCAGGAAGAAAATTTTCAAAATAAGGAGCAAACACTATGGCCAATAGGTGGAGGTGAATACATGCAGACTGGCCAATATAGGAGAGTGGAAGACCGACCAAGAGGCGAAGAACCAGAAGAAGTGAATAGGAAGTGGAAAGAGGGGAAGGggaaggcaagaagagagaagagggaaGAGAACGGGAGAATAGAAATTCGTGAGAATGAGTAA